A genomic region of Capra hircus breed San Clemente chromosome 21, ASM170441v1, whole genome shotgun sequence contains the following coding sequences:
- the CCNK gene encoding cyclin-K produces MKENKENSSPSVTSANLDHTKPCWYWDKKDLAHTPSQLEGLDPATEARYRREGARFIFDVGTRLGLHYDTLATGIIYFHRFYMFHSFKQFPRYVTGACCLFLAGKVEETPKKCKDIIKTARSLLNDVQFGQFGDDPKEEVMVLERILLQTIKFDLQVEHPYQFLLKYAKQLKGDKNKIQKLVQMAWTFVNDSLCTTLSLQWEPEIIAVAVMYLAGRLCKFEIQEWTSKPMYRRWWEQFVQDVPVDVLEDICHQILDLYSQGKQQMPHHTPHQLQQPPSLQPTPQVPPVPPSQPPPGPEPPQPPQKDSQQPAQQPPPPPAQPPKKPSPQPSPPRQAKRAVVVSPKEENKAAEPPPPKIPKIEPTHPPLPPAHPPPDRKPPLAAALSEAEPPGPVEASDLPKVQIPPPAHPAPVHQPPPLPHRPPPPPPSSYMTGMSTSSSYMSGEGYQSLQSMMKTEGPSYGALPPAYGPPAHLPYHPHVYPPNPPPPPVPPPPTSFPPPAIPPPTPGYPPPPPTYNPNFPPPPPRLPPTHAVPPHPPPGLGLPPASYPPPAVPPGGQPPVPPPIPPPGMPPVGGLGRAAWMR; encoded by the exons ATGaaggagaataaagaaaattCAAGCCCTTCAGTAACCTCAGCAAACCTGGACCACACAAAACCATGTTGGTACTGGGATAAAAAAGACTTGGCTCATACACCGTCACAGCTAGAAGGACTTGATCCGGCCACTGAGGCCCGGTACCGCCGAGAAGGGGCGCGGTTCATCTTTGATGTGGGCACACGTTTGGGACT ACACTATGACACCCTGGCAACtggaataatttattttcatcGGTTCTATATGTTCCATTCCTTCAAGCAGTTTCCAAGATAT GTAACAGGAGCTTGTTGTCTCTTTCTGGCTGGGAAAGTAGAAGAAACACCAAAAAAATGTAAAGATATCATCAAAACAGCACGGAGTTTATTAAATGATGTGCAGTTTGGCCAGTTTGGAGATGACCCAAAG gAAGAAGTAATGGTTCTGGAGAGAATCTTACTGCAGACCATAAAGTTTGATTTACAGGTAGAACATCCGTACCAATTCCTACTCAAGTATGCAAAACAACTCAAAG GtgacaaaaacaaaatccaaaaattGGTTCAAATGGCATGGACATTCGTCAATGACAG TCTCTGCACGACCTTGTCACTACAGTGGGAACCGGAGATCATAGCAGTGGCAGTGATGTATCTTGCGGGACGTTTGTGCAAATTTGAAATACAGGAATGGACCTCCAAACCCATGTACAGGAGATGGTGGGAGCAGTTCGTGCAAGACGTCCCTGTGGATGTTTTGGAAG ACATTTGCCACCAAATCCTGGATCTGTACTCACAAGGGAAACAACAGATGCCTCATCACACCCCCCACCAGCTGCAGCAGCCCCCATCTCTCCAGCCTACACCACAAGTGCCACCAGTGCCACCGTCACAGCCGCCTCCAGGCCCCGAGCCGCCCCAGCCCCCGCAGAAGGACTCACAGCAGCCGGCCCAACAGCCACCGCCGCCGCCCGCCCAGCCACCCAAGAAACCATCCCCGCAGCCTAGTCCCCCCCGGCAGGCGAAGCGAGCCGTG GTTGTTTCTCCCAAAGAAGAGAACAAAGCAGCAG aaccaCCACCACCTAAAATTCCCAAAATCGAGCCCACTCACCCTCCATTGCCTCCAGCCCATCCGCCTCCAG ATCGGAAGCCACCCCTCGCAGCCGCCTTGAGTGAGGCCGAGCCACCAGGCCCCGTGGAAGCCAGTGACCTCCCCAAGGTCCAGATCCCTCCTCCGGCCCACCCGGCGCCCGTGCACCAGCCTCCACCGCTACCGCACcggccgccaccgccgccgccctCCAGCTACATGACGGGGATGTCCACCAGCAGCTCCTACATGTCCGGGGAGGGCTACCAgagcctgcagtccatgatgAAGACCGAGGGCCCCTCCTACGGGGCGCTGCCCCCCGCCTACGGCCCGCCGGCCCACTTGCCCTACCACCCCCACGTCTACCCACCCAACCCACCCCCGCCGCCtgtgcccccgccccccacctccttcccgcCACCTGccatccctcccccaactcctggctaccccccgcccccgcccacctACAACCCCAacttcccacccccgccccctcgccTGCCCCCCACCCACGCGGTCCCGCCGCACCCGCCCCCAGGCCTGGGCCTGCCGCCGGCCAGCTACCCACCCCCGGCAGTGCCCccggggggacagccccctgtgcCCCCGCCCATCCCCCCACCCGGCATGCCTCCTGTCGGGGGGCTGGGGCGGGCAGCCTGGATGAGATAA